Proteins co-encoded in one Rhodococcus sp. PAMC28707 genomic window:
- a CDS encoding thioesterase domain-containing protein: MTVVNDLSHPSITGIVDRSPTEYPRPTILPIRATGSRAPVFCIHPIDGLASCYASLAGHVNAEHPIYGVQAPIPGKDSKSLTALAAYYVDEILAANSVGPIHLLGLSFGGLLAHAVAVGMQGRGVAVDSLTLLGSDPLQSRTVGTPAELAHQLLAGMSDDIDRSHAEELLTVATHNEALAKRHFPGVYVGSALVVSAEGSDAGPAWHPFVSGTVVKYLVPDASAFGIVGPLVNSYI, from the coding sequence ATGACCGTCGTCAACGATCTCTCGCACCCCTCCATCACGGGAATCGTCGACCGATCGCCCACCGAGTATCCGAGGCCGACCATTCTGCCGATCCGCGCCACCGGATCACGGGCACCCGTCTTCTGCATTCATCCGATCGACGGACTCGCCTCCTGCTACGCCTCATTGGCTGGACACGTGAACGCGGAGCACCCCATCTACGGTGTTCAGGCGCCCATACCCGGGAAGGATTCGAAGTCCCTGACGGCACTCGCGGCGTATTACGTAGATGAGATTCTCGCCGCCAACAGTGTGGGACCGATCCACCTTCTCGGACTCTCCTTCGGCGGCCTTCTCGCCCACGCAGTAGCCGTCGGCATGCAGGGACGCGGCGTCGCAGTGGACAGCCTCACTCTGCTCGGTAGCGATCCGCTGCAGTCCCGCACCGTCGGCACCCCCGCTGAGCTTGCGCACCAATTGTTGGCAGGCATGAGTGACGACATCGATCGAAGCCACGCCGAGGAACTCCTCACCGTCGCAACCCACAACGAGGCGCTGGCGAAGCGGCACTTCCCCGGCGTCTACGTCGGCAGCGCCCTGGTCGTCTCGGCGGAGGGATCCGACGCCGGGCCGGCGTGGCACCCCTTCGTCAGTGGGACGGTCGTCAAGTACCTGGTCCCCGACGCGTCGGCCTTCGGCATCGTCGGACCGCTGGTGAACAGCTATATCTGA
- a CDS encoding SDR family oxidoreductase: MTSAALTRTALVTGASRGLGAAIARTLAPDHHVYLGGRSSGSLAAVSSELEGSTPWPVDLTDHDAVAAAVQPMESLDVLVHNAGVAALGTIEESSVVDWRRQYESNVLSVVSLTQLLLPALRRAGGHVVLINSGAGIRANPGWGGYAASKFALRAFADALRQEEPALRVTSVHPGRIDTDMQRAIVEHEGGDYDGSKFLQAGSVALAVRNAIDTPADTHPTEIVLRSR, translated from the coding sequence ATGACTTCAGCAGCATTGACTCGTACAGCTTTGGTGACGGGTGCGAGTCGAGGCCTCGGTGCGGCGATTGCGCGGACACTCGCACCCGATCACCACGTGTACCTCGGTGGAAGATCTTCGGGATCGCTCGCCGCTGTGTCTTCGGAGTTGGAGGGTTCGACGCCCTGGCCGGTGGATCTCACCGATCACGACGCCGTCGCCGCCGCAGTGCAGCCGATGGAGTCGCTCGATGTCCTGGTCCACAACGCCGGCGTCGCGGCACTCGGCACGATCGAGGAGTCGTCCGTCGTGGATTGGCGTCGCCAGTACGAGAGCAACGTCCTGTCGGTGGTTTCGCTGACCCAGCTCTTGCTGCCGGCGCTGCGGCGCGCGGGCGGGCATGTGGTGCTGATCAATTCGGGTGCCGGCATCCGGGCCAACCCCGGGTGGGGCGGATATGCGGCGTCGAAATTCGCGTTGCGGGCCTTCGCCGATGCGCTGCGCCAGGAGGAGCCGGCGCTGCGTGTGACGTCGGTGCACCCCGGGCGGATCGACACCGATATGCAGCGAGCAATCGTCGAGCACGAGGGCGGGGACTACGACGGATCGAAGTTTCTGCAAGCCGGATCGGTCGCGCTCGCCGTTCGGAATGCCATCGACACCCCCGCCGACACCCATCCGACCGAAATCGTGCTCAGGTCGCGGTAG
- a CDS encoding lipase family protein — protein MKRAATVFTATVASIAVVFGAQAVAQAEPVSTPGLDEIFTDYTTGMLEDGEFASVDEITEALTPNDSFYDEPELTGNEAPGMLLESQPAQVMFAGFQPGNLDAYKVMYVTRGVDDMPAISTGILLIPIDGRDNVDRPIIGYQEANDSVGAYCHPSSLWTGANPLDSATWSAVGPLTLMLDKGYAVMISDVGNGGDSDPHGVFAGKFGGQSNLDGLRAALQVEEAGLSKDAPIGIFGIAGGGVGAAVAAEIQPEYAPELNVKSAVLEGMVVNQKNFMRTADGSVGSGFAFANLLGLEPWYPEMKIDEKLTPVGKEIASFYRTQCQTPAYFAMPFVPLQTLFIDGQSPVDIPDFQPAFEDNKLGKHAPQAKVLITSCGADDSPMSLVPAQDSRDLAEKYRAGGTDVTYAPSDCSMSKTLTDPFGWSTDLYGMQTIDWLDSTLQ, from the coding sequence ATGAAACGCGCAGCCACAGTTTTCACAGCCACGGTCGCCTCCATCGCAGTCGTCTTCGGCGCGCAGGCGGTGGCACAGGCGGAACCGGTGAGCACCCCCGGGCTCGACGAGATCTTCACCGACTACACGACGGGCATGCTCGAGGACGGCGAGTTCGCCTCGGTGGACGAGATCACTGAAGCGCTGACGCCCAACGACTCTTTCTACGACGAGCCTGAGCTGACCGGCAACGAGGCTCCCGGAATGCTGCTCGAGTCGCAGCCCGCGCAGGTGATGTTCGCCGGTTTCCAGCCGGGCAACCTCGACGCCTACAAGGTCATGTACGTGACCCGCGGCGTCGACGACATGCCGGCGATCAGCACCGGTATCTTGCTGATCCCGATCGACGGTCGAGACAACGTGGACCGCCCGATCATCGGCTACCAGGAAGCCAACGACAGCGTCGGCGCCTACTGCCACCCGAGCAGTCTGTGGACCGGAGCGAATCCCCTCGATAGCGCAACGTGGTCGGCGGTGGGGCCACTGACGCTGATGCTCGACAAGGGCTACGCAGTCATGATCAGCGACGTCGGCAATGGAGGTGACTCGGACCCACATGGCGTGTTCGCGGGCAAGTTCGGCGGACAGTCCAATCTCGACGGGCTTCGCGCCGCACTGCAGGTAGAGGAGGCGGGTCTGAGCAAGGATGCGCCGATCGGTATCTTCGGCATCGCGGGAGGCGGCGTCGGCGCCGCTGTAGCCGCAGAGATCCAGCCGGAGTATGCGCCCGAGCTCAACGTCAAGTCCGCCGTGCTCGAGGGCATGGTCGTCAACCAAAAGAACTTCATGCGCACCGCCGACGGCTCCGTCGGCTCCGGCTTCGCGTTCGCGAACCTGCTGGGCCTCGAGCCCTGGTACCCGGAGATGAAGATCGACGAAAAGCTCACTCCGGTCGGCAAGGAGATCGCTTCCTTCTACCGCACTCAGTGCCAGACACCGGCGTACTTCGCCATGCCCTTCGTGCCGTTGCAGACGCTGTTCATCGACGGGCAGAGCCCCGTCGACATCCCCGATTTCCAGCCGGCTTTCGAGGACAACAAGCTCGGCAAGCATGCGCCGCAGGCCAAAGTCCTCATCACCTCATGTGGCGCTGACGACTCGCCGATGTCCTTGGTGCCCGCGCAGGACTCCCGAGACCTCGCCGAGAAGTACCGGGCCGGGGGCACCGACGTGACATATGCGCCTAGCGACTGCTCGATGAGCAAGACCCTCACGGACCCGTTCGGGTGGAGCACCGACCTGTACGGCATGCAGACCATCGACTGGCTCGATTCCACGCTGCAGTGA
- a CDS encoding DinB family protein, with protein sequence MTLTGEKADIARMLADQRKNFLYAVRGITDEQARQRTTVSDLTLGGLLNHVVNNERSWMGILAAMDESAEFDMSRMETEYVMSPGQSVAGLVEEYARVGAATEAAIADLDLDTQVPLPTAPWAPERAWQSARYTLLHILREVAQHAGHADIIRESLDGGNTTMSMGAEAGMTFG encoded by the coding sequence ATGACACTCACCGGTGAGAAGGCCGATATTGCGAGAATGCTCGCCGACCAGCGCAAGAACTTTCTATACGCGGTTCGGGGGATCACCGATGAGCAGGCCAGGCAACGAACAACCGTCAGCGACCTCACCCTCGGCGGACTGCTCAACCACGTCGTCAACAACGAGCGTTCCTGGATGGGAATCCTCGCTGCCATGGATGAAAGCGCCGAGTTCGACATGTCCCGAATGGAGACCGAATACGTGATGAGTCCGGGCCAGAGCGTCGCCGGCCTCGTCGAGGAGTACGCCCGCGTCGGCGCCGCAACCGAAGCCGCGATCGCCGATCTCGACCTCGATACCCAGGTACCGCTACCGACCGCGCCGTGGGCTCCCGAGCGTGCTTGGCAATCAGCGCGCTACACCCTGCTGCACATCCTGCGCGAAGTTGCCCAGCACGCCGGCCACGCCGACATCATCAGAGAATCCCTCGACGGCGGGAACACGACGATGTCCATGGGGGCCGAAGCAGGCATGACGTTCGGCTAG
- a CDS encoding glycogen debranching protein, which yields MGDRGFTPTQLAARAAYLLRGNDLGTMTSAAPRLYPHMWSWDAAFVAVGLAPLSVERAVVELDTLLSAQWKNGMIPHIVFANGVDGYFPGPARWETRELALHAPVGPQTSGITQPPVHAIAVQRILDHSRRHGRTTRAVAEEFLDRRWENLVRWHRWLATARDIQGSGRITLFHGWESGMDNSPRWDGSYANVLAGQMPAYIREDHAVITDLSMRPSNSEYDRYIWLVEEMKQVGYDDAALAEKMSFAVEDVFVSAIFSMACDVLATIGEEHSKPHSDVRDLREWADRFRKGVVATTDQRSGAARDYDVRAGRWISTDTIAMFAPLLCGGLPREQELTLLRMFEGTRFCGHPDLLFAVPPSTSPVSKDFRAREYWRGPVWPVMTWLFSWAFSRRGWAERSLTLREEGLRQAGDGSFAEYYEPFTGEPLGSMQQSWTAAAVLDWLG from the coding sequence ATGGGCGACCGTGGATTCACTCCGACACAATTGGCCGCTCGAGCTGCCTATCTTCTCCGCGGCAACGACTTGGGCACCATGACCAGCGCCGCACCGCGACTGTATCCGCACATGTGGAGCTGGGATGCGGCGTTCGTGGCGGTCGGGCTTGCACCGCTCAGCGTCGAACGAGCCGTGGTGGAGCTCGATACTCTGCTGTCCGCGCAGTGGAAGAACGGCATGATCCCGCACATCGTCTTCGCGAACGGCGTCGATGGCTACTTCCCCGGACCCGCGCGGTGGGAGACACGGGAGCTGGCCCTGCACGCGCCCGTCGGGCCGCAGACGTCGGGGATCACGCAGCCGCCGGTGCACGCAATTGCGGTGCAGCGCATCCTCGATCACTCGAGGCGACACGGCCGGACCACTCGGGCCGTCGCCGAGGAGTTTCTGGATCGGCGGTGGGAGAACCTAGTCCGATGGCATCGGTGGCTCGCCACGGCGCGCGACATCCAGGGCAGCGGCCGCATCACGCTGTTCCACGGCTGGGAGTCGGGCATGGACAACTCCCCACGCTGGGATGGCTCGTATGCCAATGTCCTCGCCGGGCAGATGCCCGCCTACATCCGCGAGGACCACGCGGTGATCACCGATCTGTCCATGCGTCCGAGCAACAGTGAATACGACCGCTACATCTGGTTGGTCGAAGAGATGAAACAAGTGGGCTACGACGACGCGGCTCTGGCGGAGAAGATGAGCTTCGCCGTGGAGGACGTTTTCGTCAGCGCCATCTTCTCGATGGCGTGCGATGTGCTTGCGACCATCGGTGAGGAACACTCCAAACCGCACTCCGACGTCCGAGATCTGCGCGAGTGGGCGGATAGGTTCCGCAAGGGAGTGGTCGCGACGACCGATCAGCGTTCCGGGGCGGCCCGTGACTACGACGTCCGGGCGGGGCGCTGGATCTCCACCGACACGATCGCGATGTTCGCTCCCCTGTTGTGCGGAGGGTTGCCACGTGAACAGGAGCTCACGCTGTTGAGGATGTTCGAAGGTACCCGATTCTGCGGACATCCGGATCTGCTGTTCGCTGTTCCGCCGTCCACGTCGCCGGTCTCGAAAGACTTTCGGGCACGGGAGTATTGGCGCGGGCCGGTGTGGCCGGTCATGACCTGGTTGTTCTCGTGGGCATTCTCGCGGCGCGGGTGGGCCGAGCGGTCGTTGACGCTGCGTGAGGAAGGATTGCGGCAGGCCGGCGACGGGAGTTTCGCGGAGTACTACGAGCCGTTCACCGGTGAGCCGCTCGGCAGTATGCAGCAGTCGTGGACGGCGGCAGCGGTACTGGACTGGCTCGGCTAG
- a CDS encoding VOC family protein — MTKTPIATLKMVTLDCPDPPTSAKFWAELLGWSIVHSERDYAMLDGPSSALGFGRVEDYVAPAWPNTHGSKQYHFDLAVTDLDDAAKKAVELGASLPEDQPGETWRVLLDPAGHPFCLTKAENWGSS; from the coding sequence ATGACAAAGACCCCTATCGCGACGCTGAAGATGGTCACCCTGGACTGCCCCGACCCGCCGACCAGCGCGAAGTTCTGGGCGGAACTACTTGGCTGGAGCATCGTCCATTCCGAGAGGGACTACGCGATGCTCGACGGTCCGAGCAGTGCCCTTGGATTCGGCCGCGTCGAAGACTACGTTGCGCCGGCGTGGCCCAATACGCACGGCAGCAAGCAATATCACTTCGATCTTGCGGTGACAGACCTCGACGATGCGGCGAAGAAGGCCGTCGAACTCGGCGCGAGCCTCCCCGAGGACCAACCGGGCGAAACGTGGCGGGTGCTACTGGACCCGGCCGGCCATCCCTTCTGTCTGACGAAAGCCGAGAACTGGGGCAGCAGCTAG
- a CDS encoding DUF202 domain-containing protein, translating into MGRWKPFVSGKDPDPRFTLANERTYLAWIRTATAFVASGVGLEAFGADILPSTTRSALAALLLIGGALITVTSFFHWISSERALRAERTLPIPLMAPAVGVILVICATVLVIGVVS; encoded by the coding sequence ATGGGTCGCTGGAAACCGTTTGTTTCGGGGAAAGACCCAGATCCGCGATTCACGCTCGCCAACGAACGGACGTACCTGGCCTGGATTCGCACCGCGACGGCATTTGTGGCCTCAGGTGTCGGACTCGAAGCTTTCGGCGCCGACATCCTTCCGTCGACAACGCGTTCTGCTTTGGCAGCCTTACTGTTGATCGGTGGAGCATTGATCACTGTCACCTCGTTTTTTCACTGGATCAGTTCGGAACGAGCGTTGAGAGCGGAACGCACGCTTCCGATTCCCTTGATGGCTCCGGCGGTAGGGGTGATCCTGGTGATCTGTGCAACGGTACTGGTGATTGGGGTCGTGAGTTGA
- a CDS encoding alpha/beta hydrolase family protein, translated as MKTVRRLILAITAALLLAPTTVAVAESATAAAGTLDRIEQVDDTRWNVHVYSPSMDRVIELQVLRPADTSVPRPTLYMLNGAGGGEDGANWLKQTDMAAFFADKNVNVVIPVGGYLSYYTDWERDDPALGRNKWQTFLTQELPPVLDDALNTNGVNAIGGLSMSAGSVLDLAIQAPGLYRGVASYSGCAQTSDPLGRNFIRLVVEARGKGDVENMWGPDSDPRWVEHDPYVNAEKLRGLELFVSNSTGLPGRYDMPGVVRPAGAPPLPDQVVIGGLIEAVTNGCSERLEQRLDELGIPAHFDLGSNGTHSWMYWQDALRASWPTLERALTG; from the coding sequence ATGAAGACTGTGCGAAGGCTGATCCTGGCGATCACGGCGGCACTTCTCCTCGCTCCGACGACCGTGGCGGTCGCCGAATCCGCCACTGCGGCAGCGGGAACGCTCGACCGGATCGAGCAGGTGGACGACACCCGCTGGAACGTGCACGTCTACTCGCCGTCCATGGACCGCGTCATCGAACTCCAAGTTCTCCGGCCCGCAGACACGTCGGTACCGCGTCCGACGCTCTACATGCTCAACGGCGCAGGCGGCGGCGAGGACGGCGCGAACTGGCTGAAGCAGACCGACATGGCCGCCTTCTTCGCCGACAAGAACGTCAACGTCGTCATTCCCGTCGGCGGGTACCTGAGCTACTACACCGACTGGGAACGCGACGACCCCGCACTCGGACGCAACAAGTGGCAGACCTTCCTCACCCAGGAATTACCGCCCGTCCTCGACGATGCACTGAACACCAACGGCGTCAACGCCATCGGCGGGTTGTCCATGTCCGCCGGTTCGGTCCTCGACCTGGCGATCCAGGCACCGGGCCTCTACCGCGGAGTGGCGTCGTACAGCGGTTGTGCGCAAACTTCGGACCCGTTGGGGCGCAACTTCATTCGCCTGGTGGTGGAAGCTCGCGGCAAGGGCGATGTCGAGAACATGTGGGGACCGGACAGTGATCCACGCTGGGTCGAGCACGACCCCTACGTCAACGCCGAGAAGCTACGTGGATTGGAACTGTTCGTCTCCAATTCCACCGGGCTGCCCGGACGGTACGACATGCCAGGAGTCGTCCGACCCGCCGGCGCGCCTCCGCTACCCGACCAGGTCGTCATCGGTGGTCTCATCGAAGCGGTGACCAACGGATGCTCCGAACGACTCGAGCAACGACTCGACGAACTGGGTATCCCCGCACACTTCGATCTCGGTTCCAACGGCACACATTCGTGGATGTACTGGCAGGACGCGTTGCGTGCATCGTGGCCGACGTTGGAGCGGGCGCTGACCGGCTAA
- a CDS encoding patatin-like phospholipase family protein — protein MTTAVHQADLVCEGGGVKGIGLVGAVHALAEAGYSFPRVAGSSAGAVVAALVAALQQAKEPVTRLPEIAQRVDYRKLTDPSLLGRVPLIGGVLSLLTSNGLYQGAYLEDLLTDTLAEFGVHTFGDLRTGEEPLSYAYSLVVTASDLSRKRLVRIPWDLPLYDIDPDTFPVAKAVRASAAIPFLFRPVQVSGATWVDGGLLSDFPVGLFDRTDTVEPRWPTFGVRLTARPGTPPATHHVRGPLALGIAAIDTLFTNQDAAYVDSPCTVRRTVFVPTESISAVDFDITDAQRLTLYNSGVRAAQQFLSTWDFADYLTACRTLPV, from the coding sequence GTGACGACAGCGGTCCATCAGGCAGATCTGGTCTGTGAGGGCGGCGGGGTGAAAGGCATCGGCCTCGTCGGAGCTGTCCATGCGCTCGCCGAGGCAGGCTATAGCTTTCCGCGCGTCGCCGGGTCCAGCGCCGGCGCCGTCGTCGCGGCCTTGGTGGCTGCGCTGCAGCAAGCCAAGGAGCCCGTGACGCGATTGCCGGAGATTGCGCAGCGCGTCGACTACCGCAAACTGACCGACCCGTCGCTGCTCGGGCGTGTGCCGCTGATCGGCGGGGTCCTTTCGTTGCTCACCTCGAACGGTCTTTACCAGGGGGCCTATCTCGAAGACCTCCTCACCGATACTCTCGCCGAGTTCGGGGTCCACACTTTCGGCGATCTACGCACCGGCGAGGAACCGCTGAGCTACGCATATTCGCTGGTGGTGACCGCCAGCGACCTCTCCCGGAAACGTCTTGTCCGGATCCCGTGGGACCTGCCGCTCTACGACATCGACCCCGATACCTTCCCAGTCGCAAAGGCGGTGCGAGCGTCGGCGGCGATCCCGTTCCTGTTTCGACCCGTCCAAGTTTCGGGCGCAACCTGGGTCGACGGCGGACTGCTCTCCGACTTCCCCGTCGGATTGTTCGACCGGACCGATACCGTAGAGCCTCGCTGGCCGACATTCGGTGTGCGGCTCACCGCACGACCGGGCACACCCCCGGCGACCCATCATGTGCGCGGGCCCCTGGCCCTCGGCATAGCCGCGATCGACACCTTGTTCACCAACCAGGACGCCGCCTACGTCGATTCACCCTGCACGGTGCGGCGCACGGTGTTCGTACCCACCGAGTCGATCAGCGCCGTCGATTTCGACATCACCGACGCGCAAAGACTCACCCTCTACAACAGCGGTGTCCGCGCTGCTCAGCAGTTCCTGAGCACCTGGGACTTCGCCGACTACCTCACCGCCTGCCGCACACTACCGGTCTGA
- a CDS encoding helix-turn-helix transcriptional regulator produces MVDRKNATATHAGVLRPEELAQHVDLTRLPCAPSLDPWIENYWLLRWELPSGRTYSTSTLPHPACTLSIEHGHLRAGVIDPVVVTGVLTKRFDVTLAERGWVFGIKFRPGGYASLTDTHARSLRDVPVASPTAFRQETVTALAELGPHHETDHCRTAVDTVLAPYEQPADSDYLEVLDIVSVMLHDRSLVRVGDVEQRCGIGARRLQRLFERYVGVTPKWVLGRYRIHDAVSDLDGGFTGSLADLAARYGWFDQAHFTREFTELIGVPPSAYLR; encoded by the coding sequence GTGGTGGATAGGAAAAACGCGACAGCAACACATGCGGGCGTGCTGCGACCCGAAGAGTTGGCGCAGCACGTCGATCTCACGCGTTTGCCCTGCGCACCCTCACTGGACCCGTGGATAGAGAACTACTGGCTCCTGCGGTGGGAGTTGCCGTCCGGCAGGACCTACAGCACCTCGACGCTGCCACACCCGGCTTGCACGTTGAGTATCGAGCACGGTCACTTACGCGCCGGTGTCATCGATCCCGTGGTCGTGACCGGAGTACTCACCAAGCGCTTCGATGTCACACTCGCAGAACGGGGCTGGGTCTTCGGCATCAAATTTCGGCCCGGTGGATACGCGAGCCTGACCGACACCCACGCTCGATCGCTCCGCGACGTGCCGGTCGCCTCACCGACCGCATTTCGGCAGGAGACGGTCACCGCACTCGCCGAGCTGGGGCCGCACCACGAAACGGACCACTGCCGAACCGCCGTCGATACGGTCCTGGCGCCCTACGAACAGCCGGCCGACTCCGACTACCTGGAGGTTCTGGACATCGTTTCGGTGATGCTCCACGACCGATCGTTGGTGCGTGTGGGTGACGTCGAGCAGCGGTGCGGTATCGGCGCTCGGCGGCTGCAGCGATTGTTCGAACGCTACGTCGGGGTGACACCGAAGTGGGTCCTCGGGCGGTACCGCATCCATGACGCCGTCAGTGACCTCGACGGCGGGTTCACCGGTTCGTTGGCCGATCTGGCAGCTCGGTACGGCTGGTTCGACCAGGCGCATTTCACTCGTGAGTTCACCGAGCTGATCGGGGTACCGCCGAGCGCCTACCTCCGTTAG
- a CDS encoding AMP-binding protein produces MPDEFADLHRPIYAPDLLITALERNHDKPALYIGDVVLTGGQMRDQISCFAQALASLGITRGTSTAMLSKNRPEVLVSMGATMITGCRASALNPMGSLDDHKYIVDDAEIETLIFDADSFEDRAAELKASSPSLTTILSMGPSEVGIDILALAATFEPAALTAAHVDAEDASSMVYTGGTTGKPKGVVGSFRSGAALNQIQMSEWQWPEENRFLICTPLSHAGAAFFIPTLLRGGALIVLPAFEPGAVLAAIEKHKITATMLVPTMIYMLMDHPDLEKRDVSSLQTLFYGASAMSPARLQEGIEKFGQIFFQFYGQTECGMTISVLRKEEHLADDPARLATCGRPVPWLDVRLLDDDLNEVPQGELGEICVRGPLVMKGYWKKPAETAEAFRGGWLHTGDIARKDVDGFLSIVDRKKDMIVTGGFNVFPREIEDVISAHPSVGSVAVVGVPDDKWGEAVKACVVLRGGLTVAAEELVERVKAAKGSVHAPKSIDFLDSLPLTPLGKLDKKALRARYWEISDRAV; encoded by the coding sequence ATGCCAGACGAGTTTGCTGACCTCCACCGGCCGATTTACGCTCCGGATCTGCTCATCACCGCTCTCGAACGGAACCACGACAAGCCGGCGCTGTACATCGGCGACGTTGTTCTCACCGGCGGACAGATGCGCGATCAGATCAGCTGCTTCGCCCAAGCACTCGCGTCGCTCGGAATCACCCGGGGCACCAGCACGGCGATGCTGTCCAAGAATCGTCCCGAGGTGCTCGTCAGCATGGGCGCAACCATGATCACCGGTTGTCGCGCCAGCGCCCTCAATCCGATGGGTTCACTCGACGACCACAAGTACATCGTCGACGACGCCGAGATCGAGACCCTTATCTTCGACGCCGACTCTTTCGAGGACCGCGCCGCAGAGTTGAAGGCGTCGTCGCCGTCGTTGACCACGATCCTGTCGATGGGGCCCTCCGAGGTGGGTATCGACATTCTGGCTCTCGCGGCCACATTCGAGCCTGCAGCTCTCACAGCCGCGCATGTCGATGCCGAGGACGCCAGCAGCATGGTGTACACCGGTGGCACCACAGGAAAGCCCAAAGGTGTTGTCGGATCGTTCCGTTCGGGCGCGGCGCTCAATCAGATCCAGATGTCGGAATGGCAATGGCCCGAGGAGAACCGTTTCCTCATCTGCACGCCGCTATCGCATGCCGGTGCCGCGTTCTTCATTCCGACGCTGCTGCGCGGTGGCGCGCTGATCGTCCTACCTGCCTTCGAACCCGGGGCAGTTCTCGCGGCGATCGAAAAGCACAAGATCACCGCAACCATGTTGGTGCCCACCATGATCTACATGCTCATGGACCATCCGGACCTCGAGAAACGGGACGTCTCCAGTCTGCAGACGCTTTTCTACGGGGCATCCGCGATGTCGCCGGCACGTTTGCAGGAAGGCATCGAGAAGTTCGGTCAGATCTTCTTCCAGTTCTACGGTCAGACCGAGTGCGGCATGACCATCTCGGTGCTCCGTAAGGAAGAGCACCTCGCCGACGACCCCGCCCGACTTGCCACCTGTGGCCGTCCGGTGCCGTGGCTCGACGTCCGATTGCTCGACGACGACCTGAACGAAGTGCCGCAGGGCGAGCTGGGCGAGATCTGCGTCCGAGGTCCCTTGGTCATGAAGGGGTACTGGAAGAAACCTGCCGAGACCGCAGAAGCTTTCCGCGGCGGCTGGCTGCACACCGGCGACATCGCGCGCAAGGACGTCGACGGCTTTCTGTCCATCGTCGATCGCAAGAAGGACATGATCGTGACCGGCGGCTTCAATGTGTTTCCGCGCGAGATCGAGGACGTGATCTCCGCGCACCCGTCCGTGGGCTCCGTGGCGGTTGTGGGTGTACCGGACGACAAGTGGGGTGAAGCCGTCAAAGCGTGCGTGGTTCTGCGCGGTGGGCTGACTGTAGCGGCGGAAGAGTTGGTCGAGCGGGTGAAAGCAGCCAAGGGGTCGGTGCACGCACCCAAGAGCATTGATTTCCTGGACAGCCTGCCGCTGACACCGCTCGGTAAACTCGACAAGAAGGCGCTACGCGCGCGGTACTGGGAGATCAGTGACCGCGCTGTGTAG